In Microbulbifer celer, a single window of DNA contains:
- a CDS encoding DnaT-like ssDNA-binding domain-containing protein — protein MKHPLLPERPLSISPTLAATVGLEEAVLLTALGDLLPFLPAESHPGRDWYVAEGEQLEQLLPFWQPADIQRVATSLRNQGALLLGAAPYGGSSILKFALPETGAPASNTAPPARMASRQQTVRSANTIGPNWTPDNETLARISQLGVPEHFVREQIPEFVTYWRDRGESRHSFGSLFLKQVKSKWEAFRATQGRKQPLPQDWHPDQGTLSKLADEGVPSTFVRRCMQRFVEYHRKSGKQSVSWDLEFNDWVTEDWEQQETPFIEKRKPVAMVRDWQPSEHTWEQLRRLAINPSFAAELLPEFIYKWLERGGHSARWGELFIEYAREEWAYYCQGIEKNPVAKPISRNWQPSSDCLGHLLNQCEIDRDFALGLVPEFRIYWREQGGARKSWDAVFVRHARYQWAERNKFAIGQHHGKPQESRQSGNQRTRDTSVWDIVTDTNW, from the coding sequence ATGAAACATCCCCTGCTCCCGGAAAGACCGCTGTCTATCTCTCCCACTCTGGCTGCCACCGTCGGCCTGGAGGAGGCGGTATTGTTGACGGCTCTGGGAGACCTGCTGCCATTTCTGCCCGCGGAATCCCACCCGGGGCGCGACTGGTATGTTGCAGAAGGAGAGCAACTCGAGCAATTGCTGCCGTTCTGGCAACCGGCGGATATACAGCGGGTCGCCACCAGTCTGCGCAACCAGGGCGCACTGTTGCTCGGTGCCGCCCCCTATGGGGGCAGCAGCATCCTCAAGTTTGCACTGCCTGAGACCGGCGCACCCGCCTCGAATACTGCGCCCCCGGCCCGGATGGCCAGCCGTCAGCAGACGGTGCGCAGTGCCAATACCATCGGCCCCAACTGGACACCGGATAACGAGACACTGGCGCGCATCAGCCAGCTGGGTGTACCAGAGCACTTTGTGCGTGAGCAAATACCGGAATTCGTGACCTATTGGCGCGACCGGGGCGAGAGCCGTCATTCCTTCGGTTCCCTGTTTCTCAAACAGGTGAAGAGTAAATGGGAAGCCTTCCGCGCGACCCAGGGGCGCAAGCAGCCACTCCCCCAAGACTGGCACCCCGATCAAGGCACCCTGAGCAAGCTGGCGGACGAAGGCGTCCCCAGTACCTTTGTGCGTCGCTGTATGCAGCGGTTTGTGGAGTATCACCGCAAAAGCGGTAAACAGTCCGTGTCCTGGGATCTGGAGTTCAATGACTGGGTCACTGAAGACTGGGAACAGCAGGAAACGCCGTTCATCGAGAAGCGCAAGCCCGTCGCCATGGTCAGAGACTGGCAACCCAGCGAACACACCTGGGAGCAACTGCGCCGTCTGGCCATCAACCCCAGTTTTGCCGCAGAATTGCTCCCTGAATTTATTTACAAATGGCTTGAGCGCGGCGGGCACAGCGCCCGCTGGGGCGAGCTGTTTATCGAGTACGCGCGAGAAGAGTGGGCCTATTACTGCCAGGGCATTGAGAAGAACCCGGTAGCCAAACCCATATCGCGTAATTGGCAGCCTTCCAGCGACTGTCTGGGGCACCTGCTGAATCAATGTGAAATAGACCGCGACTTTGCCCTGGGCCTGGTGCCCGAGTTCCGTATCTACTGGCGAGAACAGGGCGGCGCACGCAAAAGCTGGGATGCCGTGTTCGTGCGACACGCGCGTTACCAGTGGGCAGAGCGTAATAAGTTCGCAATAGGACAACACCATGGCAAGCCACAAGAATCCCGGCAATCAGGTAACCAGCGCACAAGGGACACATCGGTCTGGGACATCGTCACAGACACAAACTGGTGA
- a CDS encoding replication protein P: MASHKNPGNQVTSAQGTHRSGTSSQTQTGDPELDARKRALNEVFGLLKLSYHNQFNAAFPDVQTLNHAKRLWLESLSGFTPEQMVAGAKRAIRQCEYLPTVHKMLQLCAEGENGLPEPRAAYREACNAPSPKANFKWSHPAVYHAGRAADWFFLANNPESSAYPVFAAHYKKICERLMAGDKLPAPEQVQLEHQQGQPLSKSENAKKLAELRARLKI, from the coding sequence ATGGCAAGCCACAAGAATCCCGGCAATCAGGTAACCAGCGCACAAGGGACACATCGGTCTGGGACATCGTCACAGACACAAACTGGTGATCCCGAGCTCGACGCCAGAAAACGTGCACTGAATGAAGTATTCGGCCTGCTCAAACTGAGTTACCACAATCAGTTCAACGCGGCTTTTCCCGATGTACAGACCCTGAACCACGCCAAGCGGCTGTGGCTGGAATCTCTATCGGGATTTACTCCCGAACAGATGGTCGCAGGCGCCAAGCGCGCGATCAGGCAGTGCGAGTACCTGCCCACCGTACACAAGATGCTGCAATTGTGCGCCGAAGGCGAGAATGGACTGCCTGAACCCCGCGCAGCCTACCGTGAAGCCTGTAATGCGCCGAGCCCGAAGGCGAATTTCAAGTGGAGCCATCCTGCCGTATACCACGCAGGGCGTGCAGCAGACTGGTTTTTTCTCGCCAACAATCCCGAGTCCTCCGCGTACCCGGTATTCGCCGCGCACTACAAAAAGATCTGTGAGCGCCTGATGGCCGGCGACAAATTACCCGCCCCCGAGCAGGTGCAGCTGGAGCATCAGCAGGGTCAGCCCCTTTCCAAATCCGAAAATGCCAAGAAGTTGGCGGAATTGCGGGCCCGACTGAAAATATGA
- a CDS encoding outer membrane beta-barrel protein, with protein sequence MARLPKLLVVSAALLATPASADFYSHRYLGLSALDGSLDGFCTQATAFVSGLNSQQQSASGTSCEEQGNGWKVYGGWRWKPNLAIELDLRQLPDASQAFQVSNPRFPAMRINEEITSRMGNAFVVAHLPFGTTGLSVFGKVGGGFWLRRLEQNQRGEAVFLITGDDGAEEEITMPVSGQWRENQSGFHWGYGAGVSYRHHNRWTLRAEWELFPEVGSSDFRGEQDIESASLGWSMHF encoded by the coding sequence ATGGCACGGCTCCCCAAACTGCTTGTTGTATCTGCAGCCCTGCTGGCAACCCCCGCCAGCGCCGATTTCTACTCCCACCGCTATCTGGGTCTCAGCGCCCTGGATGGCTCCCTCGATGGCTTCTGTACACAGGCAACGGCCTTTGTCAGTGGCCTCAACTCACAACAGCAATCCGCTTCTGGTACATCTTGTGAAGAACAGGGTAATGGCTGGAAGGTTTATGGCGGGTGGCGCTGGAAGCCCAATCTGGCGATTGAGTTGGACCTCCGACAATTACCCGATGCCAGTCAGGCTTTTCAGGTCAGTAACCCCCGGTTCCCAGCAATGCGGATCAATGAAGAAATCACCTCACGTATGGGCAACGCTTTTGTTGTCGCTCACCTTCCTTTCGGAACCACCGGACTCAGCGTATTCGGCAAGGTTGGCGGCGGATTCTGGCTGAGAAGGCTGGAGCAAAACCAACGCGGCGAAGCTGTATTCCTTATTACCGGTGATGACGGGGCAGAAGAAGAAATCACAATGCCCGTGTCAGGGCAGTGGCGCGAGAATCAAAGCGGCTTCCACTGGGGGTATGGCGCAGGAGTCAGCTATCGCCATCACAACCGCTGGACACTGCGTGCCGAGTGGGAGCTATTCCCGGAGGTCGGCAGCAGCGACTTTCGCGGTGAACAGGATATAGAGAGTGCTTCACTCGGGTGGAGCATGCACTTCTGA